A DNA window from Parabacteroides johnsonii DSM 18315 contains the following coding sequences:
- a CDS encoding bifunctional adenosylcobinamide kinase/adenosylcobinamide-phosphate guanylyltransferase — MGKKHIVLVTGGQRSGKSGYAQKLALSLTAHPVYLATSRVWDEEFRERVLRHQADRGPEWTNIEEEKYLSLHNLDGRVVVIDCVTLWGTNFFFDNEGDTNRSLAELKEEFNKFTEQDAYLIFVTNEIGLGGVSPDAVQRRFTDLQGWLNQYIASRADEVILMVSGIPLKVK; from the coding sequence ATGGGGAAAAAGCATATCGTTTTAGTGACAGGCGGCCAACGTTCCGGAAAAAGCGGATATGCACAAAAGCTCGCTTTGTCACTGACGGCCCATCCAGTTTACCTGGCGACATCACGTGTCTGGGACGAAGAGTTCCGCGAGCGTGTGCTTCGCCATCAGGCCGATCGAGGACCGGAATGGACGAATATCGAGGAAGAAAAATACCTGAGTCTCCACAATCTGGACGGCCGTGTCGTCGTTATCGATTGTGTCACTCTCTGGGGAACGAACTTTTTCTTCGACAATGAGGGCGACACGAATCGTTCCCTCGCCGAGTTAAAAGAAGAATTTAATAAATTTACAGAGCAAGATGCCTATCTGATCTTCGTCACAAACGAAATCGGGTTAGGCGGTGTTTCTCCCGATGCGGTGCAACGCCGGTTCACGGACTTGCAAGGTTGGCTTAACCAATACATCGCATCCCGTGCCGACGAAGTTATTCTCATGGTGAGCGGTATTCCATTGAAGGTAAAATAA
- a CDS encoding S4 domain-containing protein has translation MEVRLNKLISDSGLCSRREADKFIEEGRVTVNGSLPQVGQKVTEGDIVMLDDIQVKIGKHTGKQTSSARINIQKLELAGQEKKAKKTKPLPTTASEKKVASPATGSKGLRPGKYVKYNKYAAARHAARNGESTKKETKTTGIDKEMLKEALRPKFGKSLGRSAVAQRLASSPKSAALRKTSKNNPLNKAKRAAARNKPKGE, from the coding sequence ATGGAAGTAAGATTAAATAAACTCATCAGTGATTCCGGCCTTTGTTCACGCAGGGAAGCGGACAAATTCATCGAAGAAGGGCGTGTCACCGTAAACGGCAGCCTGCCTCAAGTCGGGCAGAAAGTGACGGAAGGCGATATTGTCATGCTAGATGATATACAAGTTAAAATCGGAAAGCATACAGGCAAACAAACTTCTTCCGCACGGATCAATATTCAAAAGCTGGAACTTGCCGGACAGGAAAAAAAGGCGAAGAAGACAAAGCCCTTGCCTACGACGGCATCCGAAAAGAAGGTGGCTTCCCCGGCAACCGGCTCAAAAGGCCTGCGCCCCGGCAAATATGTAAAATACAATAAATATGCAGCGGCCCGTCATGCTGCACGCAATGGAGAAAGCACAAAAAAAGAGACAAAGACGACCGGCATCGACAAAGAGATGCTAAAAGAAGCGCTGCGCCCCAAATTCGGCAAATCATTAGGACGGTCGGCCGTTGCACAACGCCTGGCTTCTTCCCCGAAATCAGCAGCGTTACGCAAGACAAGCAAGAACAACCCGCTCAACAAGGCAAAGCGTGCTGCTGCCCGCAATAAACCGAAAGGAGAATAA
- the cbiB gene encoding adenosylcobinamide-phosphate synthase CbiB, producing MYYWFQQSFYMAKALPFIGGWLADRLLGDPEGWPHPVVGFGKVISLGEKTLNKGNDRAVKGGVMALVLVAGTYLLCERILALAGYFYPLFASILVGIGVFYCLAGKTLIKEVKAVFEAVDRSTEEGRRQVGRIVGRDTSRLSPQEIRAAALETLAENLSDGVIAPMFWFALLGLPGMIAYKMVNTLDSMIGYKNERYLEFGQIAARLDDLANYIPARLTAWLMLAVSGNLNKMDFVKRFGPAHASPNSGYPESALAAILNCRFGGTHDYFGKPVEKPYIGTNERAFTTEDMLIAIKINNNAELAMGLIVCLISIIIH from the coding sequence ATGTATTATTGGTTTCAGCAATCGTTTTATATGGCAAAAGCCCTCCCGTTTATCGGTGGATGGCTGGCAGACCGTCTGTTGGGCGATCCTGAAGGATGGCCACATCCGGTTGTGGGCTTCGGCAAAGTGATTTCCTTAGGAGAAAAGACACTGAACAAAGGGAATGATCGAGCTGTCAAAGGAGGTGTCATGGCGCTCGTACTGGTTGCCGGTACTTATTTGCTTTGCGAACGGATACTGGCACTTGCCGGGTACTTTTACCCGCTGTTCGCTTCGATTTTAGTCGGGATAGGTGTCTTTTACTGCCTGGCAGGAAAAACGCTAATCAAAGAAGTGAAAGCCGTTTTCGAAGCAGTAGACCGCAGCACGGAAGAAGGACGCAGACAGGTCGGGCGGATCGTAGGCCGCGACACATCCCGCCTCTCCCCACAAGAGATACGGGCCGCTGCCCTCGAAACGCTCGCAGAAAACCTGAGCGACGGTGTGATAGCTCCTATGTTTTGGTTTGCCCTGCTCGGGCTCCCCGGCATGATAGCCTACAAGATGGTAAACACGCTCGATTCGATGATCGGCTACAAAAATGAACGCTATTTAGAATTCGGACAGATTGCTGCAAGGCTCGACGATCTTGCCAATTATATTCCTGCCCGGTTGACTGCATGGCTGATGCTGGCTGTCTCCGGCAATTTAAACAAAATGGACTTCGTCAAGCGTTTCGGTCCGGCTCATGCCAGCCCGAATTCAGGCTATCCGGAATCTGCCCTTGCCGCTATCTTAAATTGCCGATTCGGGGGAACCCACGACTATTTCGGGAAACCGGTGGAAAAGCCTTACATCGGGACTAACGAACGGGCTTTCACAACAGAAGACATGTTGATTGCCATCAAAATAAACAACAATGCCGAACTTGCCATGGGGCTTATTGTTTGTTTAATATCAATAATTATCCACTAA